GGCGGGGACCCGGGTCCACCCCTATGCCTGGCGGGACGAGACGGCGTCCGTCTTCGCCCGGGACAACGCCGCGGAACTGGCGGTCGGACGGCGGGCGGTCACCGCGGCCTCTCCCTGGTCGCTGTCCCCCGCCGCGCTCCGGCGGGCCCCGTTCACCCCCCGGCTCGTCCTCCCCTCGCCCAACGGATCCGCCATCGCCGCGGCGGCGGGCGACTCGACCGTGGTCGCGGGCTGTCTGCGCAACGCGTCGGCCGTCGGCCGATGGCTGGCGCTCCATGGTCACGGAACCCTGGAACGGCCCCTCGCCGTGATCGCCGCGGGCGAGCGCTGGCCGGACGGCAGCCTGCGGCCGGGGGTGGAGGACCTGATGGGGGCCGGAGCGATCATCGCCGCACTCCAGGCGGCGGGCGGCGCCGGACCGCTGTCGCCCGAGGCGGCGGCCGCCCGGACCGCCTTCACCGGGACCCCCGACGCGGCCGGTGCCGTGGCCGCATGTTCCTCCGCTCTGGAACTGGTCCGGAGCGGCTTCGCCGACGACGTGGCGATCGCGGTCGAGGTGGACGCGAGTACGACCGTGCCCGTGCTCACCGACGGCGCCTTCAGCGCGGGCACCCGCACCGACGGCAGCCCCCTCGACGGCGCTGTCCACACCGGCCCCGTCCAGCTCATGCCGCCCGACTGAACCGCCGTCATCCGACTGACCCGCCATCACCCGGCTTTCGAGTCCTCCTTGTTCCCATTCCACCGCCGGAGCGCCCCCGCCGCACAGAGTCCGCACCGCGTTCGCACAGCCGCCCACGTCACGACCCAATCACGATCACCCGCTTGACAGCGCAGGCGCTCTTGCCGCCCTCGATGTCCCAGGCGTAGACCAGAGCGCACGGGACAGCGCCGGACGTTCGACGAAGAACGAGAACGGGGCAGTGATGCACAGAGCTCTTCGTACACACAAGTCGCCCAACCACTCGACGCACAGGTCACGCGGAGCCGCACACCACCGCAGGTCACCCAGGGCCGCGCAGGCCGCCGCAGCCGCCGTCGCCGTCGCGCTCGCCCTCACCGCGTGCGGCGGTGGCAGCAAGGACAAGAACAGCAACGGTGGTACGAGCAGCGCCAGTGCGAGCGGCGGCACCGTCACCCTCCCCAAGCTCAACGGCGAGAGCCTCGAAGTCGCCGCCGTCTGGACCGGCGAGGAGCAGAAGAACTTCAAGACGGTCCTCGCGGAGTTCGAGAAGCGCACCGGCGCGAAGGTGACCTTCGTGGCGGCCCAGGACCCGATCATCAACTTCCTCGGTTCGAAGATCGCGGGCGGCCAGCCGCCGGACGTCGCGCTGCTCCCGCAGCCCGGCGCCATCAAACAGGCCGTCGACAAGAAGTGGGCCAAACCCCTCGGCCCCGAGGCCCTGGCCGAGCTCGCCAAGAACTACTCGCAGGGCTGGCAGGACATCGGCAAGGTGGGCGGCAAGCAGTACGGCGTGTACTACAAGGCCGCCAACAAGTCGCTGATCTGGTACAACGCCAAGGTCTTCGAGAACGCGGGCGCGAAGGAGCCCCAGACCTGGCAGGACCTGCTGACGACCGCGCAGACGGTCTACGACTCCGGTGTCACCCCGTTCTCCGTCGGCGGCGCCGACGGCTGGACCCTCACCGACTGGTTCGAGAACGTGTATCTCTCCCAGGCGGGCCCGGAGAAGTACGACCAGCTGAGCCAGCACAAGATCAAGTGGACGGATCCGTCCGTCAAGCAGGCCCTCACCACCCTCGCCGGGATCTGGGGCAAGAAGAACTACATCGCGGGCGGCGCGAACGGCGCCCTGCAGACGGAGTTCCCGAGCTCCGTCACCCAGACCTTCACCGGCGGCGACCAGCCCAAGGCGGGCATGGTCTTCGAGGGCGACTTCGCACAGGTCAACATCGGCGAGACCAAGGCCAAGGTGGGCACGGACGCGAAGGTGTTCCCGTTCCCGGCCGTGGGCAGCGCGGCGCCCGTGGTCTCCGGCGGCGACGCGGCCGTCATCCTGAAGGACTCCAAGGCGGCGCAGGCACTGGCCACCTTCCTGGCCTCCCCGGACGCGGCGACGATCCAGGCCAAGCTGGGCGGCTACCTCTCCCCCAACAAGAACGTGCCGAACTCGGCGTACCCGAACGCCGTGCAGCAGAAGATCGCCAAGTCCCTGATCGCGTCGGGCGACGACTTCCGCTTCGACATGTCCGACCAGGCCCCGCAGGCCTTCGGCGGCACGCCCGGCAAGGGTGAGTGGAAGGACCTCCAGGACTTCCTGAAGAACCCGACCGACGTCGCGGGCACCCAGGCGACGCTGGAGAAGGACGCGGCGGCTGCGTACGGCAGCGGAAGCTGATCCGGCGATGACGTCGGCAACGGCCGGAGGAACCGCTCCGGTTCCTCCGGCCCGCACACGCAAGAGCGTGACCGGCACCCGCAGGACCGTGGCGGTGCTGTTCCTGCTGCCCTGCCTCGTGCTGCTCGGCGCGCTCGTGGTCTACCCGATCGGGTACTCGCTGATCCGCAGCTTCCTCAACCAGTCCGGCGACGGTTTCGCCGGGGTCGACAACTACAAGGCGCTGTTCACCGACGACGGCATCCGTACCGCCCTCAAGAACAACGTCATCTGGGTCGTGTTCGCGCCCACCGTCGCGACCGCGCTCGGTCTCGTCTTCGCGGTCCTCACCGAACGGGTCCGCTGGGGCACGGCGTTCAAGCTGGTCGTCTTCATGCCGATGGCGATCTCGATGCTCGCCGCGGGGATCATCTTCCGGCTGGTGTACGACCAGGACCCGAACAAGGGGGTCGCGAACGCGGTCTGGGTGGGGGTGCACGACACCTTCGCCGAGTCGTCGGCGTTCCCGAACGCCCACCCTGGACGGCAGTCGCCGCTCCGGCCGGAGAAGGGCGGCTTCCTCACCCAGCAGGCCGTGCACGCCGGGCAGTCCGTCTCCCTTCCCCTCGTCGGCGTCGCCCCCGACAAGATGCCCGGCGGCGCGAAGAAGGCCGTACAGGCACCGTCCGAGCCCGGCAAGGTCACCGGCACCACCTGGCAGGACTTCACCCGGGGCAAGGGCGTCGGCAGGCTCGGTCAGGTGGACCCGGGCGAACTCGGCTACCCGGGCATGAAGATCGAGGCGGTGAAGGACGGCAAGGTCGTCGATTCGGCGAAGGTTCGGGCCGACGGCACCTTCACGCTCTCCGACAAGGCCGACGGGGCTCGACTCCGGCTCCCGGCGAGCAACTTCCGTGAGCCGTACAACGGCGTCGACTGGCTCGGCCCGTCGCTCGTCACCCCGGCCGTGATCGGAGCCTACGTCTGGATGTGGGCCGGCTTCGCCATGGTGCTCATCGCGGCGGGGCTCGCGGGCGTGCCGCGTGAGCTCCTCGAAGCGGCGCGGGTGGACGGGGCGAACGAGTGGCAGGTGTTCCGAAGGGTCACCGTGCCGCTGCTCGCGCCCGTCCTCGCCGTCGTCCTGGTCACGCTGATGATCAACGTGCTGAAGGTCTTCGACCTGGTCTTCATCATCCCGCCGGGCTCCTCCCAGGACGACGCGAACGTGCTGGCCCTGGAGCTGTACCGGAAGGGCTTCTCCGAGGACCAGCCGGGCATCGCGAGCGCGATCGCGGTGTTCCTGCTGCTGCTCGTGATCCCGGTGGTGTGGTTCAACGTGCGTCGTCTGCGCCGGGAGGTACGACGATGACCAACCAGGTCGGCGGTCTCACGAAGCCCGCGCCCGTCACCGGCGTCAAGGCCCGAGGGTCGCTCGGCTCACGGCTCGCGAGCGGTGTCAGCGGCGGGATCGTCCGGGTCTTCCTCCTTCTCGTCGGCCTGTTCTGGCTGGTGCCGACGATCGGGCTGTTGCTGTCCTCGCTGCGCGCACCGGAGGACATGAGCGCGTCCGGCTGGTGGAAGGTCTTCAGCGAGCCCTCCCAGCTCACCGTGGACAGTTACCAGAAGCTCCTGGAGAACGGTGACATCACGAGTTCCCTGGGGAACACGGTGCTGATCACCGTCCCGGCGACCGTCCTCGTCGTCGTCATCGGCGCGCTCGCGGGCTACGCCTTCGCCTGGATGGAGTTCCCGGGCCGCGACTGGTGGTTCCTGGCGGTGGTCGGTCTGCTGGTCGTCCCCGTGCAGGTGGCGCTGATCCCGATCGCCGAACTCTTCGGCAGGATCGGCATCTTCGGCACGATCTTCGGGGTGATCCTCTTCCACGTGGGCTTCGGTCTGCCCTTCGCGGTGTTCCTGCTGCGGAACTTCTTCGCGGAGATCCCCCGGGAGCTGCTGGAGGCGGCCCGGCTCGACGGCGCGGGTGAACTGCGCCTGTTCCTACGGGTCGTGATGCCGCTCGGCGGTCCCGCGATCGCCTCGCTCGGCATCTTCCAGTTCCTGTGGGTGTGGAACGACATGCTGGTCGCGCTGGTGTTCTCCGACGCGGGCAGCCAGCCGATCACGGTCGCACTCCAGACCCAGGTACGCCAGTTCGGCAACAACATCGACGTGCTGGCGCCCGGCGCCTTCATCTCGATGGTCATCCCGCTGGCCGTGTTCTTCGCGTTCCAACGCCAGTTCGTGTCCGGGGTGATGGCGGGCGCGGTGAAGTAGCCGGACAAATAACCACATCAGGGGCGAGCCGGACACCGGCTCGCCCCTCGGCGTTCACTCAGAATCCCCCGTATGCCACATCTGGCGTAACCAAGTCACCCCTTCGGCCGTTGCCGGGCAGTATGCCCGCGCCGACCCATGGATGTCCCTTGCCCAGGTTCAGTGTCATCGTCCCCGCGTACAAGGTTCAGGCGTACCTGCACGAATGCCTCGAATCCGTGCTGGAGCAGTCCTATCCGGACCTCGAACTGATCGCCGTCGACGACTGCTCGCCCGACGCCTGCGGTGCGATCATCGACGAGTTCGCCGCCCGTGACTCCCGGGTCCGCCCCGTCCGCCTGCCGGGGAACGTGGGCCTCGGGCGTGCCCGCAACGCGGGGCTCGAACACGCCACCGGCGACTACCTGCTCTTCCTGGACGGCGACGACACCCTCACCCCGGACGCCCTGCGCGCGATCGCCGACCGGCTGAAGGAGACCTCCGAACCGGACGTCCTGGTCTACGACTACGCGCGCACCTACTGGAACGGGGACATCGTCCGCAACCACTTCGCGGAGCAGCTCAGCGAGCGGGGACCCGCGCCCTTCCGGCTCGACGACCGGCCGGGGCTGCTCAGGGTCCTGATGGTGGTGTGGAACAAGGCGTACCGAAGGGAGTTCGTCCAGCGTGCGGGCCTCTCCTTCCCGCCCGGCTACTACGAGGACACCCCCTGGACCTACCCGGCGCTGATCTCCGCCGAGACGATCGCCACCCTCGACCGGGTCTGTGTGCACTACCGCCAGCGCCGTCAGGGCAACATCCTCGGCACCAGCAGCCGCAAGCACTTCGACATCTTCGAGCAGTACGACCGCGTCTTCGCGCATCTCGACGCGCACCCGGAGCTGGCGCGGTGGCGTCCGGTCCTGTTCCGCCGCATGGTCGACCACCTCTCCACGGTGTTCACCAAGCGGGGCCGGCTGCCGCGCGGCACCCGCGCCGAGTTCCTGCGCAAGGCCCGCACCCACTACCGCCGTTACCGCGCGCCGGGCGCCGCCGTCCGCCCCCGCACCCGCCTCCGGCACGCCCTGGTACGGCTCGGCAACCACCGCACGTACCGACTGCTCGGCCTGGCCACGAGTACCCACAAGAAGGCGCTGCGCGGCGTCAAGGGACTGCTGCGCAAGGTCCGCGGCGGCGCCCTCCAGTTCCACTACCGCGTCCAGCTCCGCCTGCCGCTGCGCGCCGACCGCGCCGTCTTCTCCAGCTACTGGGGGCGCGGCCACGGCTGCAACCCGGGCGCTCTGGAGTCCGCGTTCCGCGAACTCGCCCCGCACATCCGTACGGCGTGGATCGCGCACCCCGAGTACCACCACACGATCCCGGCCTCGACGCGCCGTCTGCGGCCCGGTACGACGGCGTACTGGACGGCGCTCGCCCGCTCCAAGTACCTCGTCAACAATGTCAACTTCGACCGCCGGCTGGTCAAGCGCCCCGGCCAGATCATGATCCAGACCCAGCACGGCACCCCGCTCAAGTACATGGGCCTCGACCTCCAGGACCGCCCGGCGGCCGCCCGTGACACCGACTTCGCCGAGCTGCTGCGCAGCGCCGACAAGTGGGACTACTGCCTGTCGGGCAACCGCCACTCCACCCTGATCTGGGAGCGCGTCTTCCCCGCCGCGTACACGACGCTGGAGTACGGCCTCCCCCGCAACGACGTGTTCCAGCGGGCGACCTCGACGGACGTCACCCGGCTGCGGCAGTCCCTCGGCATCCCCGAGGGCACGGTCGCCGTCCTGTACGCGCCGACCTACCGCGACTACCGCCGCACCCAGCGTCTCGCCCTCGACCTGGAGCGCGTCCTGCGCCGGCTCGGCCCCCGGTTCGTCGTCCTGACCCGCGCCCACCACTCGTACGCCGCCGCGCTGAGCAACCGCTCCGGGGCCC
This portion of the Streptomyces mirabilis genome encodes:
- a CDS encoding ABC transporter substrate-binding protein, translated to MHRALRTHKSPNHSTHRSRGAAHHRRSPRAAQAAAAAVAVALALTACGGGSKDKNSNGGTSSASASGGTVTLPKLNGESLEVAAVWTGEEQKNFKTVLAEFEKRTGAKVTFVAAQDPIINFLGSKIAGGQPPDVALLPQPGAIKQAVDKKWAKPLGPEALAELAKNYSQGWQDIGKVGGKQYGVYYKAANKSLIWYNAKVFENAGAKEPQTWQDLLTTAQTVYDSGVTPFSVGGADGWTLTDWFENVYLSQAGPEKYDQLSQHKIKWTDPSVKQALTTLAGIWGKKNYIAGGANGALQTEFPSSVTQTFTGGDQPKAGMVFEGDFAQVNIGETKAKVGTDAKVFPFPAVGSAAPVVSGGDAAVILKDSKAAQALATFLASPDAATIQAKLGGYLSPNKNVPNSAYPNAVQQKIAKSLIASGDDFRFDMSDQAPQAFGGTPGKGEWKDLQDFLKNPTDVAGTQATLEKDAAAAYGSGS
- a CDS encoding carbohydrate ABC transporter permease translates to MTNQVGGLTKPAPVTGVKARGSLGSRLASGVSGGIVRVFLLLVGLFWLVPTIGLLLSSLRAPEDMSASGWWKVFSEPSQLTVDSYQKLLENGDITSSLGNTVLITVPATVLVVVIGALAGYAFAWMEFPGRDWWFLAVVGLLVVPVQVALIPIAELFGRIGIFGTIFGVILFHVGFGLPFAVFLLRNFFAEIPRELLEAARLDGAGELRLFLRVVMPLGGPAIASLGIFQFLWVWNDMLVALVFSDAGSQPITVALQTQVRQFGNNIDVLAPGAFISMVIPLAVFFAFQRQFVSGVMAGAVK
- a CDS encoding bifunctional glycosyltransferase family 2 protein/CDP-glycerol:glycerophosphate glycerophosphotransferase, translating into MPRFSVIVPAYKVQAYLHECLESVLEQSYPDLELIAVDDCSPDACGAIIDEFAARDSRVRPVRLPGNVGLGRARNAGLEHATGDYLLFLDGDDTLTPDALRAIADRLKETSEPDVLVYDYARTYWNGDIVRNHFAEQLSERGPAPFRLDDRPGLLRVLMVVWNKAYRREFVQRAGLSFPPGYYEDTPWTYPALISAETIATLDRVCVHYRQRRQGNILGTSSRKHFDIFEQYDRVFAHLDAHPELARWRPVLFRRMVDHLSTVFTKRGRLPRGTRAEFLRKARTHYRRYRAPGAAVRPRTRLRHALVRLGNHRTYRLLGLATSTHKKALRGVKGLLRKVRGGALQFHYRVQLRLPLRADRAVFSSYWGRGHGCNPGALESAFRELAPHIRTAWIAHPEYHHTIPASTRRLRPGTTAYWTALARSKYLVNNVNFDRRLVKRPGQIMIQTQHGTPLKYMGLDLQDRPAAARDTDFAELLRSADKWDYCLSGNRHSTLIWERVFPAAYTTLEYGLPRNDVFQRATSTDVTRLRQSLGIPEGTVAVLYAPTYRDYRRTQRLALDLERVLRRLGPRFVVLTRAHHSYAAALSNRSGARLIDVSDHPSIENLCLASDALVTDYSSLMFDYAVLDRPIVIHADDWEAYQASRGTYFDLRDFPPGAVARSEDELIDIFATGHWRGSRSTQLRTAFRERFCPYEDGRAAERVVRHVVLGESAGLPRVLPPTQRHPVPSAAAARPRTPLATVPAPGTPVPVAEIL
- a CDS encoding 2-phosphosulfolactate phosphatase, whose translation is MSDMSDWYLQQEYGVRFEWGAGGAERVAGGVGCLVVVDVLSFSTSVNVAVEAGTRVHPYAWRDETASVFARDNAAELAVGRRAVTAASPWSLSPAALRRAPFTPRLVLPSPNGSAIAAAAGDSTVVAGCLRNASAVGRWLALHGHGTLERPLAVIAAGERWPDGSLRPGVEDLMGAGAIIAALQAAGGAGPLSPEAAAARTAFTGTPDAAGAVAACSSALELVRSGFADDVAIAVEVDASTTVPVLTDGAFSAGTRTDGSPLDGAVHTGPVQLMPPD
- a CDS encoding sugar ABC transporter permease, whose translation is MTSATAGGTAPVPPARTRKSVTGTRRTVAVLFLLPCLVLLGALVVYPIGYSLIRSFLNQSGDGFAGVDNYKALFTDDGIRTALKNNVIWVVFAPTVATALGLVFAVLTERVRWGTAFKLVVFMPMAISMLAAGIIFRLVYDQDPNKGVANAVWVGVHDTFAESSAFPNAHPGRQSPLRPEKGGFLTQQAVHAGQSVSLPLVGVAPDKMPGGAKKAVQAPSEPGKVTGTTWQDFTRGKGVGRLGQVDPGELGYPGMKIEAVKDGKVVDSAKVRADGTFTLSDKADGARLRLPASNFREPYNGVDWLGPSLVTPAVIGAYVWMWAGFAMVLIAAGLAGVPRELLEAARVDGANEWQVFRRVTVPLLAPVLAVVLVTLMINVLKVFDLVFIIPPGSSQDDANVLALELYRKGFSEDQPGIASAIAVFLLLLVIPVVWFNVRRLRREVRR